The following are encoded in a window of Flavobacterium psychrotrophum genomic DNA:
- a CDS encoding flavodoxin family protein, whose product MKAIILLGTLKEKGTSNTQVLTEFAVSYLEKQDIECEIIRLAEHNIVNGTYTDMGAGDDWPGIYEKVVAADILLFATPIWWNSHSSELQRAIERLDEVYDIINAGEDSPLDGKLGGVIITGDSDGVEHVTGNIANFFCSLGITVPAYSSLGVIWEGHGKDKKTTKANLLKYYKKEYAQDAEAMAESFAKFAGK is encoded by the coding sequence ATGAAAGCTATAATCTTATTGGGTACTTTAAAAGAAAAAGGAACATCTAACACACAGGTGCTAACTGAATTTGCCGTAAGCTACCTGGAAAAGCAGGACATTGAGTGCGAAATAATCCGCCTTGCTGAGCATAACATTGTAAACGGTACCTATACCGATATGGGTGCCGGAGACGACTGGCCCGGTATTTACGAGAAAGTGGTAGCGGCAGATATACTACTGTTTGCAACGCCTATTTGGTGGAACAGCCATTCTTCTGAATTGCAAAGGGCCATTGAGCGGCTTGATGAAGTATATGATATTATCAACGCAGGTGAAGATTCGCCTCTCGACGGCAAGTTGGGTGGGGTAATAATTACAGGAGACTCCGATGGTGTGGAGCATGTAACCGGCAATATCGCTAATTTTTTCTGCAGCCTCGGTATTACAGTGCCTGCCTATTCGTCGCTGGGAGTTATCTGGGAAGGCCATGGCAAAGACAAAAAAACTACAAAAGCCAACCTTTTGAAATACTATAAGAAAGAGTATGCCCAGGATGCTGAGGCTATGGCCGAATCCTTCGCCAAATTTGCCGGTAAATAA
- a CDS encoding DUF421 domain-containing protein: MAQQKIEAFDVERMLFGEAAPEFLIEVFFRGLALYLFMLFIVRLLGKRMAGELTITEMVLMITLGGSVAVAMQVPEGGALIGFVVLTCAFVFERIVSKLTLASKNFETVSQGSVSILIRDGVLQKDKMKDTRVTKEQLFAALRHEKVHQLGEVERLYLEAGGGFSIYKYKNDAPAGLAVYPEEDTILEEKKASGDMQACYDCGFLLPVTMKAECNHCHGNKWVKAIN; encoded by the coding sequence GTGGCACAGCAAAAAATAGAAGCATTCGATGTAGAGCGCATGCTCTTTGGCGAAGCCGCGCCTGAATTTCTTATCGAAGTTTTTTTCAGGGGGCTTGCGCTATACCTGTTCATGCTGTTCATAGTACGCTTATTAGGCAAGCGTATGGCGGGCGAGCTCACTATAACCGAAATGGTACTGATGATCACTCTTGGTGGATCTGTAGCGGTTGCCATGCAGGTACCGGAAGGCGGCGCACTTATAGGCTTTGTAGTACTTACATGTGCCTTTGTTTTTGAAAGGATTGTAAGCAAACTGACGTTAGCAAGCAAAAATTTTGAAACGGTAAGCCAGGGCAGCGTTTCCATTCTTATCAGGGACGGTGTATTGCAAAAAGATAAGATGAAGGATACCCGCGTGACCAAAGAGCAACTATTTGCCGCGCTGCGCCATGAAAAAGTGCACCAGTTAGGTGAGGTAGAGCGGCTGTACCTTGAGGCTGGCGGTGGTTTTAGTATTTACAAATATAAGAACGATGCACCGGCAGGGCTGGCTGTATATCCTGAAGAAGACACCATTTTAGAGGAAAAGAAAGCAAGTGGAGATATGCAGGCATGTTACGACTGTGGTTTTCTTCTTCCCGTTACAATGAAGGCGGAATGCAATCATTGCCATGGTAATAAATGGGTAAAAGCAATAAACTGA
- a CDS encoding DUF421 domain-containing protein, with product MKKEDIDITDWARILFGEAEPLYLLEVVVRVAIVYIIILVAIRFMGKRMSSEMSRADMVARVCLAAAVGLPIQRPGRGLLVALVMVIVIVIVGRWIAQLVFYKRGIEKVFQGKHGILVEDGIMNKDLMKTMYLTRERLFAALRKEGIRHLGEVKRLYIEANGAFSLVEKKEPKPGLCIIPDVDADLHDKQQFTTEKVCSSCGRHALEKEKCNCGSTTYEHAL from the coding sequence ATGAAAAAAGAAGATATTGATATAACCGACTGGGCAAGGATTCTATTTGGTGAGGCGGAACCGCTTTATTTATTAGAGGTAGTTGTTAGGGTTGCAATAGTGTATATTATTATATTAGTTGCTATACGCTTTATGGGTAAGCGCATGTCCTCAGAAATGAGCCGCGCTGATATGGTTGCACGCGTATGCCTTGCAGCAGCAGTGGGCCTGCCGATACAGCGTCCTGGTCGTGGATTGTTAGTCGCCCTCGTAATGGTGATCGTAATTGTAATAGTTGGACGCTGGATAGCTCAATTAGTATTTTACAAACGCGGTATAGAAAAAGTATTCCAAGGCAAGCACGGCATCCTTGTAGAGGACGGCATTATGAATAAAGACTTAATGAAAACAATGTACCTGACAAGGGAGCGCCTTTTCGCTGCACTTAGAAAAGAAGGCATACGGCATCTGGGCGAAGTGAAACGGTTATACATTGAAGCTAATGGAGCATTTTCTTTGGTCGAAAAAAAAGAGCCTAAACCGGGTCTGTGCATAATACCGGATGTGGATGCAGACCTTCATGATAAGCAACAATTTACTACGGAAAAAGTATGTTCGTCGTGTGGCAGGCATGCCTTGGAAAAAGAAAAATGTAATTGTGGTAGTACTACATATGAACACGCCCTGTAA
- a CDS encoding response regulator, with protein sequence MKNIRCIIIDDDPDDRELFEIALENSGHPFNLLPLSSGSKALEIFTDIEAGDIPDYIFLDLNMPLLSGKECLQEIRKVSVLHITPVIIYSTSSYHLDIAETKEYGATHFLTKTPDVDRLSVILGKLFSKTALPYELS encoded by the coding sequence ATGAAAAATATTCGTTGCATTATTATTGATGATGACCCTGATGATAGGGAGCTTTTTGAAATTGCGCTGGAAAATTCGGGGCATCCCTTTAACCTGCTACCATTATCCAGTGGTAGTAAAGCATTGGAAATCTTTACAGACATTGAGGCTGGTGATATTCCGGATTATATTTTCCTTGACCTGAACATGCCGTTACTTTCCGGTAAAGAGTGTTTGCAGGAAATAAGAAAGGTTTCTGTACTACATATAACACCGGTAATTATTTACAGTACGTCTTCGTATCATTTAGACATTGCGGAAACTAAAGAATATGGTGCTACTCATTTTCTTACCAAAACGCCCGATGTAGACCGCCTTTCCGTGATCTTAGGTAAACTTTTTAGTAAGACAGCACTTCCGTACGAGTTGAGTTAA
- a CDS encoding sensor histidine kinase — translation MDSKQEDIVPQVFKSNDQRYLKMIEEVQDYAIILLDRDGTILNWNKGAEKIKGYPEKEIVGKNFSCFYLKEDRKTGLPQHLIKEAALNGRAKHEGWRLRKDGSTFWGYIVITALHGDNEEVIGFSKVTRDLTERKLAEDRRDRDARNIALQNKQLEEFAYITSHDLQEPVRKIQTFAKLLEKNISDEGQVQKYLEKINLSANRMVTLIKSVLDYSRLSQTQEQFIDTDLNTVLQAVKEDFEVLFTEKDVTIIADDLPVIKAIPIQMHQLFFNLIGNSIKFNTHEPLIEISTGKFKDNDKHFDSETEYLLLQFTDNGIGFDQKYADQAFQPFKRLNSDYSGTGIGLALCKRIVDNHKGYIEVRSAVNKGTTFEIYLPM, via the coding sequence ATGGATAGCAAGCAGGAGGACATAGTGCCGCAGGTTTTTAAATCTAATGACCAACGCTATTTAAAGATGATCGAAGAGGTGCAGGACTATGCTATCATTCTACTGGATCGCGATGGTACGATACTTAACTGGAATAAAGGGGCCGAGAAAATAAAAGGGTATCCTGAAAAAGAAATAGTAGGCAAAAATTTTAGCTGCTTCTATCTTAAAGAAGACAGGAAAACCGGACTGCCCCAACATCTGATCAAAGAAGCAGCCCTAAATGGAAGGGCTAAACATGAAGGCTGGCGCTTGCGTAAAGATGGGAGTACTTTTTGGGGTTACATTGTTATTACAGCGTTGCACGGAGATAATGAGGAAGTGATTGGTTTCTCTAAAGTTACCCGCGACCTCACGGAACGAAAACTTGCTGAAGACCGCAGGGATCGCGATGCGCGAAATATTGCGCTTCAAAATAAGCAGCTCGAAGAATTTGCTTATATCACATCGCATGACCTTCAGGAACCTGTGCGGAAAATACAGACCTTTGCGAAGCTGCTTGAAAAAAACATATCCGATGAAGGACAGGTACAAAAATACCTGGAGAAGATTAATCTTTCTGCAAACAGGATGGTAACCTTAATTAAAAGTGTACTGGATTACTCCCGCCTTTCACAAACCCAGGAACAATTTATTGATACAGATCTTAACACTGTACTTCAAGCTGTAAAAGAGGATTTTGAGGTTCTATTTACAGAAAAGGACGTGACCATCATTGCCGATGATTTACCTGTAATTAAGGCAATCCCAATACAAATGCACCAGCTTTTCTTTAACCTTATTGGTAATTCTATTAAATTCAATACACATGAACCGCTTATTGAGATCTCAACCGGTAAATTTAAGGATAATGATAAGCATTTTGATTCTGAAACCGAGTATCTTTTATTACAGTTTACTGATAACGGAATTGGGTTTGACCAGAAATACGCCGATCAGGCATTCCAACCTTTTAAAAGGCTGAATTCCGATTACAGTGGTACAGGGATTGGATTGGCTTTGTGTAAAAGGATTGTGGATAATCATAAAGGATATATAGAAGTCAGGAGTGCAGTTAATAAGGGTACAACTTTTGAAATTTATCTTCCTATGTAA
- a CDS encoding PorP/SprF family type IX secretion system membrane protein: MKKLTITILFIITALTVQAQDPIFTQYFMVPQTINPAFTAFMETTSAGVVHRSQWPDAKLKINSDYAFLNTWSEDMNSGFGVNFLSQRESFTNYSLSQVNASYTYRVQISDYWYFHPALEVGYGSKSYGFQNMVLEDQINIGSGTIDPTSSDPLALNNKVGYFDVGAGFLFNNEDCWIGGSLRHLNKPNISFTMAGNLPLDMFFSINGGFETEVSNSFFPFDSKLLITANYMQQSKFNRFDLGAGLIFERFFFGVIAATNPARNNPNAPLLTSINPYFGVQYEHFKIGYSYDVITNSMGRNGGVHEFSLLYQFDWEKKCQGCPDYF; this comes from the coding sequence ATGAAAAAGCTTACAATCACTATATTATTCATAATAACCGCGTTAACGGTGCAGGCACAGGACCCAATATTCACACAGTATTTTATGGTACCCCAAACTATTAACCCGGCATTTACCGCCTTTATGGAAACCACAAGTGCCGGAGTTGTGCACCGCAGCCAATGGCCAGATGCCAAACTAAAAATTAATAGCGACTATGCCTTCCTCAATACCTGGTCAGAAGATATGAACAGTGGTTTTGGAGTCAACTTCCTGAGCCAGCGTGAATCATTTACCAACTACAGCCTTTCTCAGGTTAATGCCAGCTACACCTACCGCGTACAGATATCGGACTACTGGTATTTTCACCCTGCACTTGAGGTGGGATACGGAAGCAAGTCGTATGGATTTCAGAACATGGTGCTTGAAGACCAGATTAACATAGGTAGCGGTACAATAGATCCTACAAGTTCAGATCCATTGGCTTTAAATAATAAAGTTGGGTATTTCGATGTTGGCGCAGGCTTTTTATTCAATAATGAAGATTGTTGGATTGGGGGTTCGTTACGCCACCTTAACAAGCCAAATATTTCGTTTACAATGGCTGGTAACTTGCCGCTGGATATGTTCTTTTCAATTAATGGAGGATTTGAAACCGAAGTCTCCAATTCATTTTTCCCATTTGATTCAAAGTTGCTAATAACTGCAAATTATATGCAACAATCAAAATTTAATCGTTTTGACTTGGGCGCAGGGCTTATTTTTGAACGCTTTTTCTTTGGCGTGATTGCCGCAACAAACCCGGCGAGGAATAATCCAAATGCACCTTTACTAACATCCATAAACCCTTATTTTGGTGTTCAGTACGAGCATTTTAAAATTGGCTATTCTTATGATGTTATTACAAATAGTATGGGGCGTAATGGTGGCGTGCATGAATTTTCGCTGCTTTACCAATTTGATTGGGAGAAGAAATGCCAGGGCTGCCCCGATTATTTTTAA